A section of the Alligator mississippiensis isolate rAllMis1 chromosome 8, rAllMis1, whole genome shotgun sequence genome encodes:
- the KIAA1210 gene encoding acrosomal protein KIAA1210 homolog isoform X1 — MAGFYSCLKSKNDYIMATGPAEVIQTSEAGETTEECTGKKKSKFQTFKNFFAKKKRKEPPAPRGESNLKPSQSSSDVSISALDTAALHSPAEAGSKGSLGNKALSHDSVFIFETAPENAAGDASSQENIPGRVKTLQLQLQQNIRLGSPPLVITSRKVEDPGAVSEDDGLPRSPPEISTLHEVLTGSPSKSSNPVQRHSSLSLGGTDSEDEQIPSEAPSAVLANPASQASNTLPVDFSTPASPVGCLDTSAAKHRIALNPRKQRVFTSKNQQILVEQLENESSSPEAGEKKKSLGKLLDSDQQETNWEGSAVQEERNVKGSSAKELPTITKATDVADHPWSCLPMAEVFCTVLQEDSCFTEADDHRKVSASCLKVQPSLVKAEEETKAEEESGSCCFVESIGEFKLHQQNTDPEEIEPSGSLQAATEAAVFLDMLTSDLGSHCMEKEAVNAVEDAIQGSVTNLMDQSDKESEDLGLMLGGKAEDHPCTTESSFIQPNPDPALCISQVHLAILEASAEREKMAVSMLEDTLAPKDVKETCEFIEFKPPTDHVETEKSSSVSISDVDCMLPQSKASKELPSKTPCPVSKISQGNQQTGASDNLEKPSVGCLASSSLAGFKSYFPSNGDVKENQSSNITSQKKRKKESKSSDSVKTPLKSAATKPVRFTIAPAWQRSLSGGSSSKEDSCARSSPTSPIRPEFFEGTAKEHAYFDAAMQEPIKNSPEGFDKGSECGLNSCMEWAENVESPFGVRLRRTSSLLKYHSDAHNESPKLIPSTTQALAPASLKEDHKVVGTGKPSQGLPSSTKSLAKKSDLPEGKSPPRSKPEEVTKKQHGSKPSEKVPGPHLETTSSEPAWVSMAKLKQKGFQGHPFAKGHKVEDRPLTKMDQEEQVTCASDNLLRKSAARGLCPQEKKSQMKITSAAAAGAVGSAAQEASGAPTAEKETRQSSNLPMTPCSPVEPPWLSLAKKKAKAWSEMPQIVQ; from the exons ATCCAAAGGAAGCCTGGGAAACAAAGCCCTGTCCCATGACAGTGTCTTCATTTTTGAAACAGCACCAGAAAATGCAGCTGGTGATGCATCGTCTCAGGAGAACATCCCCGGAAGAGTGAAGACCTTGCAG ctccagttACAACAGAACATCAGACTTGGATCTCCTCCTCTTGTTATAACCAGCAGGAAAGTGGAAGACCCAGGTGCTGTTTCAGAAGATGATGGATTACCTAGAAGCCCTCCAGAAATTTCCACTCTTCACGAAGTTCTAACGGGTTCGCCAAGCAAG TCCTCCAACCCCGTTCAGCGCCATAGCTCTTTGAGTTTAGGTGGAACAGACAGTGAAGATGAACAG ATCCCCTCTGAAGCTCCCTCTGCAGTCCTTGCCAATCCAGCCTCCCAAGCCAGCAACACGCTTCCTGTCGACTTCAGCACTCCTGCCAGTCCCGTGGGCTGTCTGGATACTTCCGCAGCCAAGCACAGGATTGCACTAAACCCACGGAAACAGAGAGTCTTCACTAGTAAGAACCAGCAAATCCTG GTAGAGCAACTGGAAAATGAGTCGAGCTCTCCTGAagctggagaaaagaagaaaagtttgggaaaaTTACTTGACAGTGACCAGCAGGAAACTAACTGGGAAG GTTCAGCAGTCCAGGAAGAGAGAAATGTAAAGGGGAGTAGTGCTAAGGAGCTACCAACCATAACAAAGGCTACTGATGTTGCAGATCACCCCTGGAGTTGCCTCCCAATGGCAGAAGTATTTTGTACTGTGCTGCAAGAAGATTCATGCTTTACAGAAGCAGACGATCACCGTAAAGTATCTGCATCCTGTCTGAAGGTTCAGCCTTCTCTAGTGAAGGCTGAGGAAGAGACCAAAGCAGAGGAGGAATCAGGATCTTGCTGCTTTGTGGAGTCTATTGGTGAATTCAAATTACATCAGCAAAATACTGATCCAGAAGAAATTGAACCCTCTGGTTCCCTACAGGCTGCAACAGAAGCAGCTGTCTTTCTGGACATGTTAACATCAGATTTGGGTAGCCACTGCATGGAAAAGGAAGCTGTAAATGCAGTGGAAGATGCCATCCAGGGATCTGTAACAAACCTTATGGATCAAAGTGACAAAGAGTCTGAAGATTTGGGTCTGATGCTTGGAGGTAAAGCTGAAGATCATCCATGTACTACTGAGAGCAGTTTCATCCAGCCCAACCCAGATCCTGCTCTGTGTATATCGCAGGTTCATTTAGCCATTTTGGAGGCTTCCGCTGAGAGGGAGAAGATGGCTGTTTCCATGCTTGAAGACACATTGGCACCAAAAGACGTTAAAGAAACATGTGAATTTATAGAATTTAAACCACCCACAGACCACGTAGAAACAGAAAAAAGCTCATCTGTGTCCATCTCAGATGTAGACTGCATGCTGCCTCAGAGCAAAGCAAGCAAAGAATTACCTTCCAAAACGCCTTGTCCTGTTTCAAAGATTAGTCAGGGCAATCAGCAGACGGGTGCATCTGACAATTTGGAAAAACCTTCTGTCGGCTGCCTTGCCTCCTCAAGTCTGGCAGGTTTCAAGAGTTATTTCCCTTCTAATGGCGATGTTAAGGAGAACCAGTCCAGCAACATCACttctcaaaagaaaagaaagaaagaaagcaaatccTCAGACAGTGTGAAGACTCCACTCAAATCTGCTGCTACTAAGCCAGTTCGATTCACCATTGCTCCCGCCTGGCAAAGATCTCTTTCAGGGGGGTCCAGTTCCAAGGAAGATTCGTGCGCTAGAAGCTCCCCAACATCACCCATACGCCCAGAGTTCTTCGAAGGAACGGCAAAAGAACATGCTTACTTCGACGCAGCCATGCAAGAGCCTATCAAGAACAGCCCAGAAGGCTTTGATAAGGGCAGCGAATGCGGTTTGAACTCCTGCATGGAGTGGGCAGAAAATGTTGAAAGCCCATTTGGAGTCAGACTGAGAAGAACATCATCCTTACTCAAATATCACAGCGATGCACATAATGAGTCCCCGAAGCTGATTCCATCAACGACTCAGGCTCTCGCACCTGCTTCTCTCAAGGAGGATCACAAAGTGGTTGGCACTGGAAAGCCATCTCAGGGCCTGCCAAGCAGCACAAAATCATTAGCTAAAAAATCTGATCTCCCAGAAGGAAAAAGTCCTCCTAGAAGCAAACCTGAAGAAGTGACAAAGAAGCAGCATGGCAGCAAACCTTCAG AAAAAGTCCCTGGTCCACACTTGGAAACTACTTCTTCTGAACCAGCCTGGGTGTCTATGGCAAAACTAAAGCAGAAAGGTTTCCAGGGCCATCCTTTTGCCAAAGGACATAAAGTTGAGGACAGACCTTTGACTAAAATGGATCAAGAAGAG cAAGTGACCTGTGCTAGTGACAACTTATTGAGGAAGAGCGCAGCCCGCGGCCTGTGCCCTCAGGAGAAGAAATCACAGATGAAGATCACGTCTGCTGCAGCAG CAGGTGCAGTTGGATCTGCTGCTCAGGAAGCATCTGGGGCTCCCACTGCTGAAAAGGAAACAAGACAGTCCTCTAACCTGCCAATGACACCGTGCAGCCCTGTTGAACCCCCCTGGCTGTCCCTGGCCAAGAAAAAAGCTAAAGCTTGGAGTGAAATGCCCCAGATTGTACAATAG
- the KIAA1210 gene encoding acrosomal protein KIAA1210 homolog isoform X2 — MATGPAEVIQTSEAGETTEECTGKKKSKFQTFKNFFAKKKRKEPPAPRGESNLKPSQSSSDVSISALDTAALHSPAEAGSKGSLGNKALSHDSVFIFETAPENAAGDASSQENIPGRVKTLQLQLQQNIRLGSPPLVITSRKVEDPGAVSEDDGLPRSPPEISTLHEVLTGSPSKSSNPVQRHSSLSLGGTDSEDEQIPSEAPSAVLANPASQASNTLPVDFSTPASPVGCLDTSAAKHRIALNPRKQRVFTSKNQQILVEQLENESSSPEAGEKKKSLGKLLDSDQQETNWEGSAVQEERNVKGSSAKELPTITKATDVADHPWSCLPMAEVFCTVLQEDSCFTEADDHRKVSASCLKVQPSLVKAEEETKAEEESGSCCFVESIGEFKLHQQNTDPEEIEPSGSLQAATEAAVFLDMLTSDLGSHCMEKEAVNAVEDAIQGSVTNLMDQSDKESEDLGLMLGGKAEDHPCTTESSFIQPNPDPALCISQVHLAILEASAEREKMAVSMLEDTLAPKDVKETCEFIEFKPPTDHVETEKSSSVSISDVDCMLPQSKASKELPSKTPCPVSKISQGNQQTGASDNLEKPSVGCLASSSLAGFKSYFPSNGDVKENQSSNITSQKKRKKESKSSDSVKTPLKSAATKPVRFTIAPAWQRSLSGGSSSKEDSCARSSPTSPIRPEFFEGTAKEHAYFDAAMQEPIKNSPEGFDKGSECGLNSCMEWAENVESPFGVRLRRTSSLLKYHSDAHNESPKLIPSTTQALAPASLKEDHKVVGTGKPSQGLPSSTKSLAKKSDLPEGKSPPRSKPEEVTKKQHGSKPSEKVPGPHLETTSSEPAWVSMAKLKQKGFQGHPFAKGHKVEDRPLTKMDQEEQVTCASDNLLRKSAARGLCPQEKKSQMKITSAAAAGAVGSAAQEASGAPTAEKETRQSSNLPMTPCSPVEPPWLSLAKKKAKAWSEMPQIVQ, encoded by the exons ATCCAAAGGAAGCCTGGGAAACAAAGCCCTGTCCCATGACAGTGTCTTCATTTTTGAAACAGCACCAGAAAATGCAGCTGGTGATGCATCGTCTCAGGAGAACATCCCCGGAAGAGTGAAGACCTTGCAG ctccagttACAACAGAACATCAGACTTGGATCTCCTCCTCTTGTTATAACCAGCAGGAAAGTGGAAGACCCAGGTGCTGTTTCAGAAGATGATGGATTACCTAGAAGCCCTCCAGAAATTTCCACTCTTCACGAAGTTCTAACGGGTTCGCCAAGCAAG TCCTCCAACCCCGTTCAGCGCCATAGCTCTTTGAGTTTAGGTGGAACAGACAGTGAAGATGAACAG ATCCCCTCTGAAGCTCCCTCTGCAGTCCTTGCCAATCCAGCCTCCCAAGCCAGCAACACGCTTCCTGTCGACTTCAGCACTCCTGCCAGTCCCGTGGGCTGTCTGGATACTTCCGCAGCCAAGCACAGGATTGCACTAAACCCACGGAAACAGAGAGTCTTCACTAGTAAGAACCAGCAAATCCTG GTAGAGCAACTGGAAAATGAGTCGAGCTCTCCTGAagctggagaaaagaagaaaagtttgggaaaaTTACTTGACAGTGACCAGCAGGAAACTAACTGGGAAG GTTCAGCAGTCCAGGAAGAGAGAAATGTAAAGGGGAGTAGTGCTAAGGAGCTACCAACCATAACAAAGGCTACTGATGTTGCAGATCACCCCTGGAGTTGCCTCCCAATGGCAGAAGTATTTTGTACTGTGCTGCAAGAAGATTCATGCTTTACAGAAGCAGACGATCACCGTAAAGTATCTGCATCCTGTCTGAAGGTTCAGCCTTCTCTAGTGAAGGCTGAGGAAGAGACCAAAGCAGAGGAGGAATCAGGATCTTGCTGCTTTGTGGAGTCTATTGGTGAATTCAAATTACATCAGCAAAATACTGATCCAGAAGAAATTGAACCCTCTGGTTCCCTACAGGCTGCAACAGAAGCAGCTGTCTTTCTGGACATGTTAACATCAGATTTGGGTAGCCACTGCATGGAAAAGGAAGCTGTAAATGCAGTGGAAGATGCCATCCAGGGATCTGTAACAAACCTTATGGATCAAAGTGACAAAGAGTCTGAAGATTTGGGTCTGATGCTTGGAGGTAAAGCTGAAGATCATCCATGTACTACTGAGAGCAGTTTCATCCAGCCCAACCCAGATCCTGCTCTGTGTATATCGCAGGTTCATTTAGCCATTTTGGAGGCTTCCGCTGAGAGGGAGAAGATGGCTGTTTCCATGCTTGAAGACACATTGGCACCAAAAGACGTTAAAGAAACATGTGAATTTATAGAATTTAAACCACCCACAGACCACGTAGAAACAGAAAAAAGCTCATCTGTGTCCATCTCAGATGTAGACTGCATGCTGCCTCAGAGCAAAGCAAGCAAAGAATTACCTTCCAAAACGCCTTGTCCTGTTTCAAAGATTAGTCAGGGCAATCAGCAGACGGGTGCATCTGACAATTTGGAAAAACCTTCTGTCGGCTGCCTTGCCTCCTCAAGTCTGGCAGGTTTCAAGAGTTATTTCCCTTCTAATGGCGATGTTAAGGAGAACCAGTCCAGCAACATCACttctcaaaagaaaagaaagaaagaaagcaaatccTCAGACAGTGTGAAGACTCCACTCAAATCTGCTGCTACTAAGCCAGTTCGATTCACCATTGCTCCCGCCTGGCAAAGATCTCTTTCAGGGGGGTCCAGTTCCAAGGAAGATTCGTGCGCTAGAAGCTCCCCAACATCACCCATACGCCCAGAGTTCTTCGAAGGAACGGCAAAAGAACATGCTTACTTCGACGCAGCCATGCAAGAGCCTATCAAGAACAGCCCAGAAGGCTTTGATAAGGGCAGCGAATGCGGTTTGAACTCCTGCATGGAGTGGGCAGAAAATGTTGAAAGCCCATTTGGAGTCAGACTGAGAAGAACATCATCCTTACTCAAATATCACAGCGATGCACATAATGAGTCCCCGAAGCTGATTCCATCAACGACTCAGGCTCTCGCACCTGCTTCTCTCAAGGAGGATCACAAAGTGGTTGGCACTGGAAAGCCATCTCAGGGCCTGCCAAGCAGCACAAAATCATTAGCTAAAAAATCTGATCTCCCAGAAGGAAAAAGTCCTCCTAGAAGCAAACCTGAAGAAGTGACAAAGAAGCAGCATGGCAGCAAACCTTCAG AAAAAGTCCCTGGTCCACACTTGGAAACTACTTCTTCTGAACCAGCCTGGGTGTCTATGGCAAAACTAAAGCAGAAAGGTTTCCAGGGCCATCCTTTTGCCAAAGGACATAAAGTTGAGGACAGACCTTTGACTAAAATGGATCAAGAAGAG cAAGTGACCTGTGCTAGTGACAACTTATTGAGGAAGAGCGCAGCCCGCGGCCTGTGCCCTCAGGAGAAGAAATCACAGATGAAGATCACGTCTGCTGCAGCAG CAGGTGCAGTTGGATCTGCTGCTCAGGAAGCATCTGGGGCTCCCACTGCTGAAAAGGAAACAAGACAGTCCTCTAACCTGCCAATGACACCGTGCAGCCCTGTTGAACCCCCCTGGCTGTCCCTGGCCAAGAAAAAAGCTAAAGCTTGGAGTGAAATGCCCCAGATTGTACAATAG